A window of the Gossypium hirsutum isolate 1008001.06 chromosome A05, Gossypium_hirsutum_v2.1, whole genome shotgun sequence genome harbors these coding sequences:
- the LOC107904412 gene encoding aspartyl protease AED3, which yields MKTHIFSLVFFLFSVAQGLNPKCETQDQDSNLQVLHIYSPCSPFRPSKPLSWEEDVLQTQAKDQARLQYLSSLVAKKSVVPIASGRQIVQSPTYIVRASIGTPPQTLLMAMDTSNDAAWIPCTGCLGCSSTVFDNAKSTTFQSLGCQAPQCKQVQNPSCDGSGNTCIFNMTYGGSTIAANLSQDTFTLANDSVSSYTFGCLQKTTGNSVPPQGLLGLGRGPLSLLSQTQDLYQSTFSYCLPNFRSANFSGSLRLGPVGQPVRIKYTPLLKNPRRPSLYFVNLIGIRVGNKVVDIPPSAIAFNPTTGGGTIIDSGTVFTRLVEPAYVAVKDEFRRRVKVANVTSLGGFDTCYTVPIVAPTITFMFTNMNVTLPQNNLLIHSTAGSITCLAMASAPDNVNSVLNVIANMQQQNHRILFDVPNSRLGVARELCT from the exons ATGAAAACCCACATATTTTCTCTGGTTTTCTTCTTGTTTTCAGTAGCCCAAGGATTGAACCCCAAATGTGAGACCCAAGATCAAGATTCAAACCTCCAAGTGCTCCATATTTACAGTCCCTGCTCACCCTTCAGGCCCTCAAAGCCACTGTCATGGGAAGAAGATGTGCTCCAAACACAAGCCAAGGACCAGGCCAGGCTCCAATATTTGTCGAGCCTGGTGGCTAAGAAATCTGTGGTGCCGATAGCTTCTGGCAGGCAGATTGTGCAAAGTCCCACTTATATCGTGAGGGCCAGCATTGGAACCCCACCTCAAACCTTGCTTATGGCCATGGATACTAGCAATGATGCCGCTTGGATACCTTGCACTGGCTGCCTTGGCTGCTCTTCTACTGTCTTTGACAATGCTAAATCCACCACTTTCCAGTCCCTCGGCTGCCAAGCTCCTCAATGCAAGCAG GTACAAAATCCCAGCTGCGATGGCAGTGGCAACACTTGCATATTCAACATGACCTACGGGGGTTCAACCATTGCAGCAAACCTCTCACAGGACACATTCACCTTAGCCAACGACTCTGTCTCGAGCTACACTTTCGGTTGCCTGCAAAAGACAACCGGCAACTCGGTGCCACCACAAGGTCTATTGGGGCTCGGCCGAGGTCCATTGTCCCTTCTATCTCAGACCCAAGACCTGTACCAATCCACATTTTCATACTGTTTGCCTAATTTTAGGTCCGCCAACTTTTCTGGGTCATTGAGACTTGGGCCAGTTGGGCAGCCAGTGAGGATCAAATACACCCCATTACTGAAGAACCCCAGGAGACCATCGCTTTACTTTGTGAATTTGATTGGAATTAGAGTTGGAAACAAAGTTGTTGATATCCCACCATCTGCCATTGCTTTCAATCCTACCACCGGTGGTGGCACCATTATTGATTCTG GTACTGTTTTCACCCGGCTAGTTGAACCAGCCTATGTAGCCGTCAAAGACGAGTTTCGAAGACGAGTTAAGGTGGCCAACGTAACATCTCTTGGCGGTTTCGACACATGTTACACAGTCCCGATTGTGGCTCCGACGATAACGTTCATGTTCACCAACATGAACGTGACATTGCCACAAAACAATCTGTTAATCCACAGCACTGCAGGCAGCATCACATGTTTGGCGATGGCATCGGCACCGGATAATGTGAATTCTGTGCTGAATGTGATAGCCAATATGCAGCAACAGAACCATAGGATCCTTTTCGATGTGCCAAATTCTAGGTTGGGTGTTGCCCGTGAGCTCTGCACCTAA